In Blautia wexlerae DSM 19850, a single window of DNA contains:
- the mobQ gene encoding MobQ family relaxase, with protein sequence MPCPHFDVKIIQRSKRQSAVASAAYQSGERLFSEYDQKQKYYSHKSEIVHTEIMLPPHAPPEYADRNTLWNAAEAIEKQWNSQLARRFVLAIPRELPRSQYADLIRDYCREFFVSKGMIADFAIHDKGDGNPHAHILLTMRAMDEQGKWLPKSRKVYDLDENGERIRLASGRWKSHKEDTVDWNDQKYAEIWRQGWADTANRYLEAIGSPERLDLRSYVRQGIDKIPTVHMGPAVSQLEKKGIQTNIGNLNRDIKAANSLMQSIRQMVRSLKGWLSGLKEKKAALLEALEQAKEPTIPELLSRYLDKRSEERTGWTSKGKLKGTVGDFNKVMEALDFLRQKEISTVESLDAYLDEASAQAVSIREEIRPMEKRVKEIDRLLFHIGNFEANKPVHAKYAAIRWKKPKEKFAADHKEELDAYNAALRYFKVHLDGAKYSTKKLDGEQAQLSENIASKTEALTAVQEDVKILRDVRHWLNQVLPSEQYRQTAEPGKKPSIQQAVKGREQRIREEQAEKHQQPRRQQKQDMEL encoded by the coding sequence CTGTTTTCCGAATACGACCAGAAACAGAAATACTATTCCCATAAAAGCGAAATCGTCCACACCGAAATCATGCTGCCGCCCCATGCCCCGCCGGAGTACGCAGACCGGAATACCTTGTGGAACGCCGCCGAAGCCATCGAAAAACAATGGAACTCCCAGCTTGCCCGGAGGTTCGTGCTTGCCATACCGAGGGAACTTCCCCGGTCACAGTACGCCGACCTTATCCGGGACTACTGCCGGGAGTTTTTCGTTTCCAAGGGCATGATTGCCGATTTTGCCATCCATGACAAGGGGGACGGAAATCCCCACGCCCACATCCTTCTTACCATGCGGGCGATGGACGAACAGGGCAAGTGGCTTCCCAAGAGCCGGAAGGTCTACGACCTTGACGAGAACGGCGAGCGTATCCGGCTTGCGTCCGGCAGATGGAAAAGCCACAAGGAGGATACCGTGGACTGGAACGACCAGAAGTACGCTGAGATATGGCGGCAGGGCTGGGCTGACACAGCGAACCGCTATCTGGAAGCCATCGGCAGCCCGGAGCGCCTTGACCTTCGCTCCTATGTCCGACAGGGGATTGATAAAATCCCCACTGTCCACATGGGGCCAGCGGTCAGCCAGTTGGAGAAAAAAGGCATACAGACCAACATCGGCAACCTGAACCGGGACATCAAAGCCGCCAATTCCCTCATGCAGTCTATCCGGCAGATGGTACGCAGCTTAAAGGGCTGGCTGTCCGGCCTGAAAGAGAAAAAGGCGGCGCTGCTGGAAGCGCTGGAACAGGCAAAGGAGCCGACCATCCCCGAACTGCTTTCCCGGTATCTGGATAAACGGAGCGAGGAACGTACCGGCTGGACTTCCAAGGGGAAGTTAAAAGGAACCGTTGGCGATTTCAACAAGGTTATGGAAGCCCTTGACTTCCTGCGGCAGAAAGAGATTTCCACCGTAGAGAGCCTTGACGCCTATCTGGATGAAGCCAGCGCACAGGCCGTTTCCATCCGTGAGGAAATCAGGCCGATGGAGAAACGTGTGAAAGAGATTGACCGGCTGCTTTTCCATATCGGGAACTTTGAAGCAAACAAGCCGGTTCATGCGAAATATGCCGCTATCCGCTGGAAGAAACCCAAGGAGAAATTTGCCGCCGACCATAAGGAGGAACTGGACGCCTACAACGCTGCCCTGCGGTATTTCAAGGTTCACCTTGATGGGGCGAAGTACAGCACAAAGAAGCTGGACGGGGAACAGGCACAGCTTTCAGAGAATATCGCTTCCAAGACGGAAGCGCTGACTGCCGTACAGGAGGATGTAAAGATTTTGCGGGATGTGCGCCACTGGCTCAATCAGGTTTTACCATCCGAGCAGTACCGCCAGACCGCAGAGCCGGGAAAGAAACCGTCCATCCAGCAGGCGGTCAAAGGCCGGGAGCAGCGTATCCGGGAGGAACAGGCAGAGAAACACCAGCAGCCCCGCCGCCAGCAAAAACAGGATATGGAACTTTAA